The Deltaproteobacteria bacterium DNA segment GCCTTCTTAGCACCCTGTCCGTTCTCCAGTCCTTTGCAAGGTCAACAACGGATTTCTTGAAGTTTCCTCTGTGCTCGTCAAGCTTTGCCTCGAACTTGTCGAATAAAGTAAGCGCGTCCGCTGTGGAGCCCGCAAACCCTGCAAGCACAGCTCCGGCGCGCATGGTGCGGATTTTCACAGCTCCTTTTTTAACGACAGTATTGCCAAGTGTAACCTGCCCGTCCCCTGCGAGAGCGACCTTGCCATTTCTACGTATGGCGACTATGGTAGTGCCGTGGAATTTTTCCATGTCTCTCTCTCTCCGAATTCAATCCTTTATATCGGCCCTCGGGTGCGCCTTGTCATAGACGCGCATGAGGCCTTCTAGCGACACGCTTGTGTAGCGCTGCGTTGTCGATAAGCTCGAGTGCCCAAGAAGCTCTTGAATAACGCGCAAATCAACGCCCCTGTCCAAGAGATGCGTTGCGAACGTATGGCGCAGCGAATGCGGCGTCGGGTTCTTTGCAATAGCGCCGAGGAACGTGTACTTTTTCAGTAACCGCTGCACGCTTCTCTGCGCTATGGGCTTTTTGTCTGCCGCGCCCGCAGTTATAAGCGGCTCTATATCAGTAGCCCCGCTTCTTTCCGTATCAAGATACCTGCGAAGCGCCTTCAATGCCTCGTCGCCTGCCGGGCAAATCCGCTCCTTCGAGCCCTTGCCAAGCACACGCAAAGTGCCTGTAGAAAAATCCACGTCCTTTATCTTTAGCCCCGTAAGCTCGCTTACGCGAAGCCCTGAGGAGTAAAGAAGTTCGAGAATGGCCGCATCCCTAAGCATGCGTGCCTGCTCGGCCTGCTTTACGCCGCCCTTTGAAAGCGACTTTCTACGCTCTTCCGGAGCATCCACGAGCGCGAATGCCTCTTCAACACTCAAGACCGTCGGCAGTTTTTTATCGGCCCTTGGAAGCGTTATGAGCGCCGCCGGGTCTTTCTTTAGCAATCCTTTTTTAAGCGCGAAACCAAAGAGGCTTTTTATTGCCGAGAGCTTTCTCGCAATAGAGGCCTTCTTCATGGTGCCGTGAAGGCTTGCGCCGTAGGCCGTTATATCGTCTTCGGTTATATCCTGGGAAGCGGCGTCATCCCCTGCCCCGGAATAAATAAAGTCGGCAAACATGGCGAGATCCCGCCGGTATGCGCCGACCGTGTTAACAGAGGCCGCTTTCTCGACCTCCATGTACTTTATGAAGTTATCGATAAACACCCTTAGGTCAGGGTTTTTTTCCATTGCGCCCCCATAGAAGCCTTATAACATCTAACTGGCGAGATTTCAACGGAAAAATGCGGTTTGCCAAAGGTTTTTGCACAGGGGGCTGGCTGACGGCTTCAGGGCACGAAATCGCACCCTCCGAAGTTGAAATCATTTTAATATCTCTCTATTCTCCAAAGCCCTGTGTCGTTGTCCTGGGAGAAACGTATCTCGAAAGTGATTTCCTTTTCCGCGCCCTTGAACATTTGCTTCCTGGTAACCAGATATGTGGCAGTATAATCAGCAGCCCAATCTAAACGCGGCTCGCCCATCTCGGACGCAGCAAGAGAGAGCGTGCCGTTGGACTTCATGATTTCATAAAGCTTCCTATACTTCTCCCTTGAACGCGGCTCTACAAACTCGAGCGCGCCGTTTATGTCTCCTCTGGCAAGCGCTGCCTTAAGCCCGTTCCATACTGGTTTGATTTCCGCATCAAGCTCATCCTCGGTTATAACGGCAACTGCGCCGACCCCAATAGAAACTGCTCCATCGGACAAAAACTCCTTGCTAATAGGGGTATAAAAACCCGGCTGCTTATATTCATGATAAAACCCTAACAGCCCTGTACCGGACGTATCTACCACTCCATCCCCCTCAAAATCCCACTCATAATGATAAGGTGAATTTTTATAATCAGGATTACCCACCTCTACCCTTGCCACACCCGTTTTCTTGGAAATAACCGCAAACTCAGGATTAACCGGCATTTCCCCAGGCTGGGAATTCGTGGGGTCGTCCATATACCTGACCGTTACCGAGTCAACTGCCTTATACCCGCAGGCATCGGTTGCAGTAGCTGTAAACACAGCCTCGCTTACATAACCGCTAAGGTTAGAATTGGCAGGCATTGACATCATGCCGCCAAACTGTCTGCCACTCTTATAAACGCGCTTCTTCCGGCCATGGCCGTTATCCACCTTGATGTCCATCATGCCCTGTGCGTTATAAAGCTCGCCCTTTAGTAAAAAGGTCGAAATCCGTGACGCGCCTGTTTGCGGCTCGGTGATTTTCACCTCAAGGCAGTTTGCCGAGCAGAAGATGCTTACATTCAACGTGCCGCCCGGGCCGCTTGCAAGCTTTACATCCAGCGTATTGGCCTCAGCGAGCGTCACGTTTCTCTCGATTTTCTCGACCTTCTGGTTAAAGTCGCTTTCTTTGATTACCTCGCTGCCGTTTAGCGTAATCGAGCCCGAGCTTATGCGGCCAAGCCCAAGCGTGCCGTTGTTTTGTACGACCATCTTGTACGTCGCCCCTGTGTTGCAGGACTTGAAGCTGTCCGAGTAGACATCAGGCTTACCCACTGTGCGGGAATATTTCTTTGTAAAGAGCGGCGGATTCTCGGCAAAG contains these protein-coding regions:
- a CDS encoding tyrosine recombinase XerC, encoding MEKNPDLRVFIDNFIKYMEVEKAASVNTVGAYRRDLAMFADFIYSGAGDDAASQDITEDDITAYGASLHGTMKKASIARKLSAIKSLFGFALKKGLLKKDPAALITLPRADKKLPTVLSVEEAFALVDAPEERRKSLSKGGVKQAEQARMLRDAAILELLYSSGLRVSELTGLKIKDVDFSTGTLRVLGKGSKERICPAGDEALKALRRYLDTERSGATDIEPLITAGAADKKPIAQRSVQRLLKKYTFLGAIAKNPTPHSLRHTFATHLLDRGVDLRVIQELLGHSSLSTTQRYTSVSLEGLMRVYDKAHPRADIKD
- the hslV gene encoding ATP-dependent protease subunit HslV produces the protein MEKFHGTTIVAIRRNGKVALAGDGQVTLGNTVVKKGAVKIRTMRAGAVLAGFAGSTADALTLFDKFEAKLDEHRGNFKKSVVDLAKDWRTDRVLRRLEALLLVADKDASYIISGSGDVIEPEEGIAAIGSGGPYAISAAKMLIRHTELSAKDIAIEAMKMAAEVCIYTNDSISIEEIA